The DNA window GTCGGGCGGCGCGAGGCGATCTTCGGTCCCGACATCGCCACCCGCGTGCTCGGATTCTTCACCGAGCCGCAACCGCAGGCGGCCCCCGCGTTCCCGGAACTGACCGCGCGCGAACGGGAAGTGCTCGGCCTGATCGCCGCGGGATCGAGCAACACGGTCATCGCGAGCACGCTGTGCCTTTCCCCGAAAACCGTGCGCAACCACATTTCCAACGTGTTCGCGAAACTGCGCGTCGCCGACCGCGCGGAAGCGATCGTGCGCGCCCGCAACGCCGGACTCGGTGACTGAACGGGCCGTTGGCCCCGCACCATCGGGTGGGAAAAGGGGACCGGAGTCCCATGCGCCTGGGACACCCCTTGGGCGAAAGTAGGTGCACCGCAAAACCGAACGAGGGGAAGTCATGCTCGGTTCAGCCCGTACCCCGGTCATAGTCCGCGCCACCGATCCGATCCTGCGCGACGGGATCTGCATGAGCTTGCAGACCAGGGACGAGGTCTGGCTCGTGAAAGAGGATCGGGGCAGCGGAGAACACACGGACGGCCTCGCCGACGGCGGCAGAACGGTGGCGCTGCTGGTCGCCGACCGGCTCGACTCGGCGATGGCGCGGCTGCTGCGTTCGCTGCAGGCGCAGGGGTTCACCCGGATCGTGCTGATCGCGGGTGAGATCGACGACAACGAAGTGCTCGACGCGGTGGAGCACGGGGTGTGCGCGGTCGCCAGGCGTTCGGAGATCAGCCCGGACGTGCTGGTGCGCCTCGTGCGGGCCGCCGCGGCCGGGGA is part of the Amycolatopsis sp. CA-230715 genome and encodes:
- a CDS encoding response regulator transcription factor, translated to MLGSARTPVIVRATDPILRDGICMSLQTRDEVWLVKEDRGSGEHTDGLADGGRTVALLVADRLDSAMARLLRSLQAQGFTRIVLIAGEIDDNEVLDAVEHGVCAVARRSEISPDVLVRLVRAAAAGEGALPPDLLGRLLNRVARLQRQVLEPRGLHLTGITSRETDVLRLVASGLSTQEIADQLCYSQRTVKSILHDVTNRFQLRNRSHAVAYAMREGLI